GCCTTTTCCAGAAGAAATTGAAGTTTCATCAAAACTAATTGAACCTGAAAAAGACCGTCAGCCTATTAAGTTTTTGATGAAAAAGACAAAACTAGAAGGTGATGGCGCATTTCATGAAAAGAGTAAAAAGAATAAAAAAGTCAACTTGGGAGGACCTGGTGTAACCAAGAAAAAAACTCATGGTTCTGTAAATAGAAATATGTTGAAAAACCAAGCTGCTAAGAAAAAGAAGAAGAAATAATCCTTCTAGATTAGTATAAAAAAAATAGCCTGAGATTTTCGATCTCAGGCTATTTTTTTATAATGCATTTTGATTTTTAATCTCTATTTTCTCTTTTTAGCATTGGTTCCTTCGTCAAAAATCAAACAAACAGGAGAGCATAAATCAAAACTTTTTCCTGAATCTGTTAATGTTCCTTTCTTCTTATTAATCTTAAAAATAACAATATTATTAGTGTATTGATGCCCTACCAAAAGAAATTTGCCTGTTGGATCAATCGCAAAACTCCTAGGCCCTTTACCCAAAGTACCGGTTTGACCTTTTAATTGTAATTTACCTTTTTTCTTAATTTTAAAAACTGAAATATTGTTAGCTTCTCCTCTGTTTGAAGCATATAAAAATTTACCGTTTGGAGAAATTTCAATATCTGCGGAACTAAATGTACCTTTAAAATCTTTTGCCAAAATTGTCGTTTCAAAAACTTTAGTTAGCTTTCCTTCTTTGTAACTAAACGAAGTTATCTCTCCATTGAGTTCTTGTAACAAATAAACATACTTTCCTTTTTTATCAAACTTCAAATGTCTAGGTCCGCTTCCAGGGGTTACTGAAACACTGTCTTTTAATGTTAATACATCAGAAGTAGCGGTCGAATTATAATTGTACACATATACTTTGTCTGTTCCTAAATCATTACTCAATACATATTTTTTATCTGGCGAAAAATAGACCATGTGTACGTGAGCCTTTTCCTGTCTGTCAGGATTTATTCCTTTTCCGTAATGCTGAACTACTTGTTTAGCTTCTGTCAAACTACCATCTGCATTTTTTCCAAAAACAGCTATATTTCCTCCCGAGTAATTAGCTACAATCACATTATTATCGTCATTAATTAGATAACAAGGATCAGCACCTTTTGAACTTACTTGATTAATTAAACTTGGTTTTCCGCTTGCTTGATCAAAACCAAGAGCGCTTACAGTACTTTCATTCCCATTTTCATTAACTGCATACATAAATTTACCATCCTTAGAAAGCGATACATAACTGGGACTAGCTATACTATCTGAACTCTTTTTCAATCTAAGTTGTGCTTTTTCGGAATTGAACTCATATACATAAATCCCTCTACTGCTGCAGGAATTGGTATAAGTTCCGACAATAAGATTGTGAATATTTTTTTGAGCCTGTATGGAAGCTATAGAAGAAATCAAAAGAAGAAATAAATATAGTTTTTTCATATTAAAAAATTTCGAAGAAGCTAAAATACTTATAATCTTTCAGAATCCCCCTATTTCTTTCCATTTTTGA
The Flavobacterium sp. 5 DNA segment above includes these coding regions:
- a CDS encoding lactonase family protein; amino-acid sequence: MKKLYLFLLLISSIASIQAQKNIHNLIVGTYTNSCSSRGIYVYEFNSEKAQLRLKKSSDSIASPSYVSLSKDGKFMYAVNENGNESTVSALGFDQASGKPSLINQVSSKGADPCYLINDDNNVIVANYSGGNIAVFGKNADGSLTEAKQVVQHYGKGINPDRQEKAHVHMVYFSPDKKYVLSNDLGTDKVYVYNYNSTATSDVLTLKDSVSVTPGSGPRHLKFDKKGKYVYLLQELNGEITSFSYKEGKLTKVFETTILAKDFKGTFSSADIEISPNGKFLYASNRGEANNISVFKIKKKGKLQLKGQTGTLGKGPRSFAIDPTGKFLLVGHQYTNNIVIFKINKKKGTLTDSGKSFDLCSPVCLIFDEGTNAKKRK